A stretch of Metabacillus sp. FJAT-52054 DNA encodes these proteins:
- a CDS encoding DNA-3-methyladenine glycosylase, giving the protein MWQEQVQVTPPYDFDRVLERLAIDPLNTLDLDERYVKVPLRLNGFEPHVITVQATGSKQAPAFTVSGKTGAVKSEALKEVRRIFQWDRELSAIGEHFKSTAIAQIFEEHEGTPLVLDFSLYGSLIKCIIHQQLNMAFAMTLTMRFVKTYGEEVDGVWFHPHPEKSADIPVTELRELQFSGRKAEYITGISAMIASGELDLNKLHDQTDEEIMNELIKIKGIGPWTVQNILLFGLGRPNLFPIADIGIQNALKQHFNLDAKPTKEDMLTYSKEWEPYLSYASLYLWRSIEKRTER; this is encoded by the coding sequence ATGTGGCAGGAACAGGTTCAGGTAACGCCTCCTTATGATTTTGACCGGGTATTGGAAAGACTGGCGATAGATCCGCTTAATACGCTTGATCTGGATGAGCGGTATGTGAAGGTTCCGCTTCGGCTGAACGGATTTGAGCCGCATGTGATCACGGTTCAGGCGACCGGGAGCAAGCAGGCGCCGGCCTTTACGGTGTCGGGTAAAACCGGTGCGGTTAAAAGTGAGGCGCTGAAGGAAGTGCGCCGGATTTTTCAGTGGGACCGGGAGCTGTCGGCAATCGGCGAGCATTTCAAGTCAACGGCGATTGCGCAGATTTTCGAGGAGCATGAGGGGACACCGCTTGTCCTGGATTTCAGTCTGTACGGAAGCCTCATTAAATGCATCATCCATCAGCAGCTCAATATGGCGTTTGCGATGACCCTGACGATGCGGTTTGTGAAAACGTATGGGGAAGAGGTGGATGGCGTTTGGTTCCATCCCCATCCGGAGAAATCAGCGGACATCCCCGTGACAGAACTCCGGGAGCTGCAGTTCAGCGGCCGGAAAGCGGAGTATATTACGGGCATTTCCGCAATGATCGCAAGCGGAGAGCTCGATTTGAACAAGCTTCATGACCAGACAGATGAAGAGATTATGAATGAACTCATTAAAATAAAAGGCATCGGACCGTGGACGGTACAGAATATCCTTCTGTTCGGACTCGGACGGCCGAATTTGTTCCCGATTGCAGACATCGGCATTCAAAATGCCCTGAAGCAGCATTTCAATCTGGACGCAAAGCCGACTAAGGAAGACATGCTGACCTACAGCAAAGAGTGGGAGCCATACTTGAGCTACGCCTCCCTGTATTTATGGCGGAGCATTGAAAAAAGAACGGAGCGTTAA
- the rlmD gene encoding 23S rRNA (uracil(1939)-C(5))-methyltransferase RlmD, whose product MSSQQKNKQNQKQKPAQQPSNIHMEMGQTFPLTIKRLGINGEGVGYFKKQVVFVAGALPGEEVVARVTKIQPKFAEAEIKKIRKASPHRVKAPCPYFGKCGGCQLQHLDYQQQLREKRDILIQALERHTKFDVSKLDIRPTIGMDNPWDYRNKSQFQVGQQNGKLVAGLYGLNSHQLVAIDHCMVQTPATDKVAQGVKQILQDFKAEPYDERKRTGVVRNIVTRAGIETGEVQVVLVTEKNNLPRKDLIADEIMKRHPEVKSVVQNVNPGKTSMIFGDKSTKLKGKGTIDETMGGLSFELSPRAFFQLNPEQTKKLYNEVKTAAALTGKEKIADAYCGVGTIGLWLADGAKEIRGMDVIEASIEDANKNAKNHGINATYVTGTAEHWLPKWTKEGWKPDVVVVDPPRTGCDRALLDTIKKVKPKKFIYVSCNPSTLAKDLEYLAKEYKVEYMQPVDMFPQTAHVECISLLVRIK is encoded by the coding sequence ATGAGCAGCCAGCAAAAGAATAAACAAAACCAGAAGCAAAAACCGGCCCAGCAGCCATCCAACATTCACATGGAAATGGGACAGACCTTCCCATTAACGATAAAAAGACTCGGCATCAACGGAGAGGGAGTCGGCTATTTCAAAAAGCAGGTCGTCTTCGTAGCAGGCGCATTGCCGGGGGAAGAAGTCGTGGCAAGAGTCACGAAGATCCAGCCAAAGTTCGCGGAAGCGGAAATCAAAAAGATCCGGAAGGCTTCACCGCACCGGGTAAAAGCGCCATGCCCGTACTTCGGAAAATGCGGAGGCTGCCAGCTTCAGCATCTCGACTACCAGCAGCAGCTGAGGGAAAAGCGCGACATCCTCATTCAGGCACTGGAGCGCCATACGAAATTCGATGTATCGAAACTGGACATCCGTCCAACAATTGGCATGGACAACCCTTGGGATTACCGGAACAAAAGCCAGTTCCAGGTCGGCCAGCAAAACGGAAAGCTTGTGGCCGGGCTGTACGGCCTGAACTCCCACCAGCTTGTCGCGATCGACCACTGCATGGTTCAGACACCGGCAACGGATAAGGTAGCACAAGGTGTGAAACAAATTCTCCAGGATTTCAAGGCCGAGCCATATGACGAACGGAAGCGCACCGGCGTCGTCCGGAACATCGTCACGAGGGCGGGGATCGAAACCGGAGAAGTGCAGGTCGTTTTAGTCACGGAGAAAAACAACCTGCCGAGAAAAGACCTGATCGCCGATGAAATCATGAAGCGCCATCCGGAAGTGAAGTCCGTCGTTCAAAACGTCAATCCGGGCAAAACGTCGATGATTTTCGGTGACAAGTCAACCAAGCTGAAAGGAAAAGGAACAATTGACGAGACAATGGGAGGCCTGTCCTTCGAGCTCTCGCCAAGAGCCTTCTTCCAGCTCAATCCCGAGCAGACGAAAAAACTGTACAATGAAGTGAAAACAGCAGCAGCCCTGACCGGCAAAGAAAAAATCGCCGACGCCTACTGCGGAGTCGGAACGATCGGCCTGTGGCTTGCCGACGGAGCAAAAGAAATCCGCGGCATGGACGTCATCGAAGCATCCATCGAAGACGCCAACAAAAACGCCAAAAACCACGGCATCAACGCCACCTACGTAACCGGAACCGCCGAACACTGGCTCCCCAAATGGACCAAAGAAGGCTGGAAACCAGACGTCGTCGTCGTCGATCCCCCAAGAACAGGGTGCGACCGTGCATTATTGGATACGATTAAAAAGGTAAAACCGAAGAAGTTTATCTATGTGAGCTGTAATCCGTCTACTCTTGCGAAGGATCTGGAGTATTTGGCCAAGGAGTATAAGGTGGAGTATATGCAGCCTGTGGATATGTTTCCGCAGACGGCGCATGTGGAGTGTATTTCACTGTTAGTTAGAATCAAATAA